Part of the Poecilia reticulata strain Guanapo linkage group LG2, Guppy_female_1.0+MT, whole genome shotgun sequence genome is shown below.
TTMMCAGCCTGGCCTATCACAAACAGATATTCTCTGAGTTACCAGCCTTGGCCGATGATATCATGCCGAATCTAATAACTGTGGTTGGTGACACAGTAGTTGATCAAACAGGTTMGTCTCCAAAtgttcttcttttaacattgaaaaaatggaataaatgcAAAACGCTTCGGCTAACTGGCTTCTTTTCCTTCCCGCAGAGGTTGTTATTACTGGAAGTGAACGAGATGTTGCCTTCCTGATTGATGGGACTGACGGTGTTCGAGGAGACTTTCCCTACATCCGGGAYTTTATCCTTAATGTGATTGAACCACTTGACATTGGGTTCGACAAAGTACGCGTCTCTGTGGTTCAGCACAGTGAGAAACCCACCCCGGTCTTCTACCTCAACACTTATCAAACCAAACAGGAGGTGATAAGAGCTATTCAGGGGATGGATCTGGCTGGTGGACGCAGCCTGAACACAGGAGCCGCTCTGAGATACATGAAGGCCACCGTYATGTCTGACAGCAACGGCAGCCGCGCTGCTCAAAACGTCCCTCAGTTTCTGATTGTTTTGGCTGCAGACAGATCCATGGATAGCGTAAAGGAACCYGCTGGGGAACTGAAGACGGACGGAGTTGTACCGTTTGGTGTCGGTGTCAAGAATGCAGACAAGAAGCAGATTGAGGCCATAGCGCACAACCCTTCGTTTGCTTTCAATGTGAAGGARTTCAGGGAACTGGAACCCATACCACTGAGGATCAACACCTATGTTTCCCTGCCGAAGGACCAGCTTGAAGCCACCCTGCAGCAAGGTAAGACAGACAACCTTTCCTTCTTGGTGCGATGAAGCTGCTGWATGGAACGctgctttttttctcatgttttgctGCTTGACCAGAATAACTGAACTTTATCTGTGTCATAGTGCAAAATGATGCTGTAAAAAGAGATATTGTGTTCCTGCTGGATGGCTCTGATAACACCAGAGACGGATTCACAGACATAAAGAGTTTTGTTAAGAACATAGTGGGACRGCTCCATGTTGACGAGGGCCTTGACAGAGTGTCTGTGGTTCAGTTTGCTGACAGACCCACGGTCGGCTTTCATCTAAATTCCCACAAGACAAAGAGCGACAACATGAACGCCATCGATAACTTGGCGCACAAAGGTGGGAGGCGACTCAATGTTGGTGCTGCTCTCCAGTTTGTGAGGCACAGGGTCTTCACGTCGTCCACGGGCAGCAGGAGGCTGGAGGGGGTGCCTCAGACTTTAATCCTCCTCACTAGCCAACCGTCTGCAGACAGTGTGAAAGGACCAGCATTTGCCCTGAAAGAGCATGAAATTGTGGCAGTCGGGGTGGGAGTGGCAGACGCTAACCTTGCAGAATTGGAAATGATTGAATTTAAACCTGGCTTCGCATTCAGGGTCACTGACTTTTCCAGTTTAAACTCAATCCAAACACAAGTTCTCTCTGCACTGAACATACACCAAGACAATCAGGAAACCAAGAATGGGATTTCTGACTTAGTAGGTAAGAAAACCAAAtgcaaacaatattttattactttaaaactaTTGACGAGTGAAACCTCATTCAGTCACTCACAGGTTGGGATGAAATTGGgaatatttctgttgtttctggtcAGGTAGCGATTATACACACTAAAGCATCCaaatcattgttttcttttatttttaattgttcatCGATCTTCATGCAGTTCTAACatataacaaaaacataattccTAACAAAGACAGAAATCGTGCGTTTACAACCACTCTTTCTATCCATGTATCGRCCAGTTGACACGTTCAGCAGTAAGAGGGACGTAGTGTTTCTCCTTGACGGATCAGACGACTCCAGAAACGGGCTTCCAGCTTTCCGAGAGTTTGTCAGAAGAATGGCAGAAGAGCTGGACGTTGGCAAAGATGGCGTTCGGTTAGCTGTTGTGCAGTACAGTGATGATGCCACGGTTTACTTTAACCTGGCAACCCACCAAACCAAAAAGGCAGTTATCTATGCCATCAGGGCGCTTCGACATAAAGGAGGAAGATCTCGTAACACCGGCGCTGCGCTGGAGTTTGTgcgaaaacatgttttttcggCGTCCTCTGGCAGCAGGCGCCTGGAGGGAGTCCCTCAGGTCCTGGTCGTGCTGACCGGTGGTACGTCCAGTGACGATATCTCCAGCGCTGCTTTGGACCTGAAGCAAGTTGGAGTTTTTTCTTTCGTCATTGGAATAAAAAGTGCTGACCAGGAGGAACTTGAGAAAATTGCCTCCTCCTCCAGGTTTCTTTTCAACTTTCCTGTCTTCAGTGAASTTCTGTCCATTCAGCCTGAGATGGCTGCATTCATCCAGACTGCAGYACAAACTCAGCCTCCTTCTGGCGTGGGTAAGATTCACAGCCTCCCTGCTTGTTCCTGCTACCAGACTCTGCAGACTTTAATGCCAATGAAACTGCATCATCTTCTCAGATCATCAGTCGATCAGTTTCAtgctttttgttccttttgGAAGATGCAACATCTAGGTTGCATTGTCTCGTTTKgctctgaatatttttcttctcgGACCTTGGAGAGGATTTCTGTTGCTCCTGCAGCTCTTCCTTGAGCCAATGATAAACACATCATTGACTGATTATTATtcatgaatgactgaatgtagtgtgaagctcTTTGAGGTTTGCTGGACTTAAAGCGCTWTGCAAGCAGTTTCCTTGTGCCGTTTATAGACATATAAAACGTGTTKCTTCTCTCCATCTTTAAGAAAGAGGAATATTCCCTTTGTTTCACAATATTCTTCTTGATTAAACATTTGCCCAAAGTATTTAAGCACTGAATACTTTTTTACTGCAAAAGCTTCTTAGTCTTTCACTCCCAACTGGTTTTGCTCTGCTAAACTGTTTGCAGCACATCCACAGTTTTGTACATTATGTCTAATGGTGAAACTTGCATTCTCTTCTAGTTGAGCTAGAGTCTCCTGAAAGAGACATTGTGTTTCTGTTGGACGGCTCCGATGACACGCTGAGTGGCTTCCCAGCGATGAAAACTTTTGTCCAACAAGTAGTAGAAACCCTCAGtgttggtgaaaacaaagaCCGTGTTTCTGTGGTTCAGTACAGCCAAGATcaacaaacacatttcagtcTGAACAGCTACACGGACAAACAAGCTGTTCTTAATGCAGTCCGACAGCTGGACCATAGAGGGGGCCAACCCCGAAATACTGGTGCAGCTCTGGAGCAGGTGAGGAGGAACGCTTTCGCAGAATCCTCAGGGAGTCGGCACAAGGACGGAGTCCCTCAGATACTGATTCTGTTGACTGGGGGGAGATCCGCAGACGATGTCACAAGAGCTGCTGCCgatctgaaaaaggaaaaagttgtTCCTTTCTGTGTGGGAACAAAAACTGCTGACATTTTAGAGCTYCAATCGATTGCTCATAACCCGTCCTATGCCTTCTCTGTTCTTACATTTGATGACATTGGAAGCATTCATCAGCAGCTTGTGTCTTTGGTGCAAAGGGTCCCACGGCAACAGCCCAGAGAAAGAGCACTTAATGTTTTAGGTaagaacatttacatttctgaatCTGAGCTCAGCAGGCAGTAGCTTAGCCAACCATCCCTTAAAGCACTAATTCATCCCAAATTTGATCCCAAAAACTGGAGCTTCTTAGTAAAATAATGGTCTGTTTTTAagtcagtaaaaatattttttacatgtacAAAAAATGTTGTCCAAGGTTGGAATATGTAAAAGGGAAGCCTTMAAGGTCCCCTGCTGGGTCTGACAGCAGGAAYCTAATAAGACAGGATGCAGGATCCAGTACAATGCTAACGGTACCAGCTCCGATTCTGGCCAGAGGAGAGGAGATTTTCTGAGCTACATTCAGATAAACTGTTTCACCTAGAAACAATTTGCATTTCTAGGTGAAAAGGTTAATATCTACACTTATTAAGAGTAATGCACCACATCACAGGATATAAACACCAAATCCAGCGACGACTTCACACTCTGATCAWTCACAGTTCTGGAAGAAMGGTGATTAGAAATGTTATGTCCTGCATTCCAGTTCATTCTAGTTGTTAAGCAATGCagcaagttcagtttattataaaaattGATTTAAGTGTCCAGCAGAGCAtctgagaggaaaaaataaaaagttgaataGACTAACTTTGTCTTTGCACATGTCACACGTTCAAACATTGAATAGCAGTTTGCATCCATCCAGAAGTGCttaacaaaagaataaaaatatatgataAATATGGACATTGAAGGTTTCTTTAAATATGCTGAAACTGTAAGTAAACGTATTTACAGACTATCAGTGTAGAGACTGTGAACAGGAGTAGATTATGAAACTGACATAAGTTTACCCTAAGTTATTGTGCTAAAGGAGATGAAAACACATTAGCCAAAGAAGTTCTGATGTAGCTACTTTCCCATCCACTGGTGGGTCTGCGCCatctctacttcctgtttgcgTCAACATCTGATGAAGTCGCGCTCAGCGTAGCCTCACTGATTTGCCGTAAACCAGTAGATGGAGACGCGCCTAAGagtttcctctttcttctcttttgcgacatttttaatgtttgcttaCAGTTAGCATGACGGTTGAAACATTGCTAGTGAGAAAAGCCATTTGCTAAAACCTACGAGGTTtaagaagacagaaaacagagaagCTCTGATCCAGGAGCGCCTGGTGTTTTCACACCGTGACGGAGCCAACAGAAACCCGCACAGATTCTCACTAATAATGTTCATAGCAGTTgttacaaattagattttttattgttatttttgtaaagtggTTATGCAACATGCATTGATTCTGTTTGGCCACAAGTCAAATAATTTGGGATTCATAACAGAGAAATGTATCTGTTTGGATTATATGAGATGAAACAGACGCATCCTTCAATCatattattgattattaaaatatttgcattgaCTTGAAATGGGGAACAAACTAATCagttagtttttaaagtttaagcTACAAGACAGTTTGCAGCAGCCATCTCTGAGGATATGCCTGCAGCCCAGGAAAAAATCCACCAACTCGACTTTTTGCTTCTGTTAAGGTTCCACGCAACAAAGAGAGTTCATGCAACGAGACGTTGTGTTTTTACTGGATTCCTCTGATGAAATGTTGAGTGACTTCACACAAGTGCTTGGCTTTGTTGAGCAGATGGTGGAGAAACTCACTGTGAGTGAGAGGAAAGATCAAGTTTCTGTGGTTCAATACAGCAATGAACCTTCTGTTGAGTTTctcctgaacacacacacatcccagCASAGTGCTGCCGACAGCTTAAAAGCCRTCAGACACAAAGGAGGCAGGTTGCGCAACACAGGTGCAGCTCTGAATTACGtcaaggaaaatgttttcacaccttcCTCTGGAAGTAGACGCCAACAAGGAGTCCCTCAGACCCTGGTTCTTCTGACCAGCGGACGGTCGAATGACGATGTCAGGAACGCTGCAGAAAGCCTAAAAGAAATTGGTGTGATGATGTTTGTGGTGGGAATAAAGAAAGCAGACATCCTTGAGATGCAGTCCATTTCCCAGGAAGCCAGTCGTGCTTTCYTTGCAGCAGATTCCAGTGACATGTCAGACACTGAACAAGAAATCCTCACATCCATTCAGACGAGTAAGAAGTATGTTGCCACAACAGCATCATATGGTAAGATTCTAACAGCTACACTTCACACTTTGCTCACAGCTTGATGAATGCTTAGCTGGRGTCAGTGGTCATTCGCTGAATCAGCCAACTTGTCTGGTTCATCTGATTACAGATCCCAGCAGCAGAGACATTGTGTTTCTGATTGATGGCTCTGATGATTCTCAGCGAAGATTCCCAGACATCACAGATTTTGTCCAGAGAATAGTGAGAGACTTGAGCRTTGGTCCCGACAGCGACCATGTGGCTGTGGTCCAGTACAGCAGCACCGCTGAGATTCATTTTAACCTGAGTCGCTACGTGACTGAGGATGACGTTCTCCAAGCGGTTGATGGTCTGACTCACAAAGGAGGYTATCCGAAAAACATTGGAGCTGCTCTCCAGTATGTGAGAGACTATGTCTTTACTCCAGAGTCAGGAAGTCGGATCCAGCAGGGCGTCCCACAGATACTGATCCTGCTGAGCGGAGGAAGATCTGGGGATGACATAAGAACCTCAGTGAGGATGCTAAAGGAAACGGGTGTTTCTATAGTCGCCATCGGGACTAGTGATGCAGACACCTTAGAGCTACAGACAATATCTCAGGAACCCAGATATGCCCTCTCTGTTACTGACTATGAAGAACTTTCCACTGTCAAGCAGGACGTGTTGTCTTTGTTGAGAGAGCCGTCCCATCATGTGGTGCATTCAGTAGATTTTGGTAAGACCTGCTCCGATTCTGGTTTGGTTTAGAAGAATCAGACTGGAAAGTCGTGAGAAAACCTGACTGCCTTTAACCTatgcttcttgtttttgttgcagattCAAAGAAAGGTGATGTAGTTTTTCTAATTGATGGCTCATATGACTCAAGAAATGGCTTTGAAGAAATTCGAGCCTTTATTCAAAGAATTGTTGAAAATTTAAACGTGAGTCATAACGGAGACCAAGTAGCTGTAGTTCAATATAGCCGTGACGCCACAGCTAATTTCTACTTGAACTCCTATTCATCTAAGAGCGACGTGCTCAGTTCCATTAGAACGATGAGGCATAAGCTGGGGCAGCCGCTTAACATCGGTAAAGCGCTGGAGTTTGTCAAGGACCATGTCTTTGCTGCGTCGGTGGGAGGCAGAGGAGCCGATCTGGCTTCTCAGCATCTGTACTTGTTTAGTGGTGGTAGGTCTGGAGATGATGTTAGAGGACCAGCACAGAYACTGAAAGCCAAGGGGATAAAGACTTTGAGTATTGGGACAAAGAATGCCGATACATTGGAAATGCAAACAGTGTCTTACACACCTggacattatttttatgttccaAACTATGAAAACCTGCAAAGAATTTACACATCTGTGGAAACCAAACTGAGGGACTCACAAGAAACCACTGAGTTCACAACTGGTAAGAAGTAAAATATAAGCGTTCTCAAGATGGCTGATAATTAATGTTCTTTTCAAATTCATGAACTTGTCTATATGTGCTTGTATGCATTTCAGACACTTCTACAGATGTAGAAACAGAACATCAGAAAGCTGatattgttttccttcttgATGGATCCGATAACATGAAACCAAACGAAAGACTAATTTTGGGGTTTGTGACAGACTTTGTCAAGAAGTTAGAGATTGGGCCAAGTAAAGCACAAGTTGCTTTGGTCCAGTACAGCACAGAGCCCACTGCTGACTTTACCTTGAATAAATACTCACTGAAGGAGGACACTTTGAATCACCTGAGCAATGTGAAACTGAAAGGAGGTGGCTCAGTAAACACCGGCAGAGCCATTGATTTTGTGAGGAATACGGTCTTCACTGCTTCATCTGGAAGCCGACTCCAGCAGGGAGTCCCACAGGTACTGATTCTTGCAAGTGGGAGAAAGTCTGAGGATGATATGTTMCGCCCAGTGGGAATGTTAAAAAACGCTGGAATTGTTCCATTTGCTGTTGGAGTGGACAGTGCAGACAGGTTTGAGATGGAGCAGTTTGCCCCAGGGGCCTGGTATTTTCTCAAGGAGGCATCTGATTTTCCGCTGGTGAGACAACGGCTGTTGTCAACCACTGCCTCTCTCAGCGGCTCTGTAAGCCCAGGGGTTGGTAAGTGAAAAACTTTCTCTCWCTTAAAAGACAGAACATTCAACTATATCGACTATATTTTGGTTGTGACTATACTTGGTTGTTCAGCAGCACTATCAAAATGTATCTGATGATTCACATTCTTAGGTTCAAGCTCCACAATGAAAAGAGATATT
Proteins encoded:
- the col6a3 gene encoding collagen alpha-3(VI) chain: MIRNKFQQQQQQQQPHPDSAQEDAPTCWSYWFYWARRAADGAAQVVLVLTDGRSQDDVAEPAQALRMAGVEVFAVGVQDAVDWELRELAGQPQETHMFSVDSFLKLRDIIQDLVVSVCGAVTRVGGPPLANEAPVAGRGTAPDSSDLIFLIDGSLNVGAANFPYVRDLVTRIVERLSVGRDGIRVALVQYNADPQIKFYLNSYYEKSSVLEAVKGLSFSGDDESNLGAALEEVADSLLGESAGGRAEEGAPQVLVVISAGASSDDTGAGHRALIRAGVVTLGVAVGADAAAELEEVATDKSFVLKADSFRDLTSADDNLYGYINGLATRSIIFQNEFTEEYFKLSCPEITFVFLXFPLVVITTVQTQRVFRDIVFLVDGSNYVGSNNLPFVRDFMINIINQLNISPEQVQIGLMQFAERPRIEFYLNTYNNKRDVVDKISQLRLTGGSVLNTGAAMNYALNNMFQTSAGSRKLQNAVQVLILITGGPLQDDAGSEADRLALGNVLTFTVSSGQADQGEMEKIAFIXSLAYHKQIFSELPALADDIMPNLITVVGDTVVDQTEVVITGSERDVAFLIDGTDGVRGDFPYIRDFILNVIEPLDIGFDKVRVSVVQHSEKPTPVFYLNTYQTKQEVIRAIQGMDLAGGRSLNTGAALRYMKATVMSDSNGSRAAQNVPQFLIVLAADRSMDSVKEPAGELKTDGVVPFGVGVKNADKKQIEAIAHNPSFAFNVKEFRELEPIPLRINTYVSLPKDQLEATLQQVQNDAVKRDIVFLLDGSDNTRDGFTDIKSFVKNIVGXLHVDEGLDRVSVVQFADRPTVGFHLNSHKTKSDNMNAIDNLAHKGGRRLNVGAALQFVRHRVFTSSTGSRRLEGVPQTLILLTSQPSADSVKGPAFALKEHEIVAVGVGVADANLAELEMIEFKPGFAFRVTDFSSLNSIQTQVLSALNIHQDNQETKNGISDLVVDTFSSKRDVVFLLDGSDDSRNGLPAFREFVRRMAEELDVGKDGVRLAVVQYSDDATVYFNLATHQTKKAVIYAIRALRHKGGRSRNTGAALEFVRKHVFSASSGSRRLEGVPQVLVVLTGGTSSDDISSAALDLKQVGVFSFVIGIKSADQEELEKIASSSRFLFNFPVFSEXLSIQPEMAAFIQTAXQTQPPSGVGKIHSLPACSCYQTLQTLMPMKLHHLLRSSSLLVELESPERDIVFLLDGSDDTLSGFPAMKTFVQQVVETLSVGENKDRVSVVQYSQDQQTHFSLNSYTDKQAVLNAVRQLDHRGGQPRNTGAALEQVRRNAFAESSGSRHKDGVPQILILLTGGRSADDVTRAAADLKKEKVVPFCVGTKTADILELQSIAHNPSYAFSVLTFDDIGSIHQQLVSLVQRVPRQQPRERALNVLGSTQQREFMQRDVVFLLDSSDEMLSDFTQVLGFVEQMVEKLTVSERKDQVSVVQYSNEPSVEFLLNTHTSQXSAADSLKAXRHKGGRLRNTGAALNYVKENVFTPSSGSRRQQGVPQTLVLLTSGRSNDDVRNAAESLKEIGVMMFVVGIKKADILEMQSISQEASRAFXAADSSDMSDTEQEILTSIQTSKKYVATTASYDPSSRDIVFLIDGSDDSQRRFPDITDFVQRIVRDLSXGPDSDHVAVVQYSSTAEIHFNLSRYVTEDDVLQAVDGLTHKGGYPKNIGAALQYVRDYVFTPESGSRIQQGVPQILILLSGGRSGDDIRTSVRMLKETGVSIVAIGTSDADTLELQTISQEPRYALSVTDYEELSTVKQDVLSLLREPSHHVVHSVDFDSKKGDVVFLIDGSYDSRNGFEEIRAFIQRIVENLNVSHNGDQVAVVQYSRDATANFYLNSYSSKSDVLSSIRTMRHKLGQPLNIGKALEFVKDHVFAASVGGRGADLASQHLYLFSGGRSGDDVRGPAQXLKAKGIKTLSIGTKNADTLEMQTVSYTPGHYFYVPNYENLQRIYTSVETKLRDSQETTEFTTDTSTDVETEHQKADIVFLLDGSDNMKPNERLILGFVTDFVKKLEIGPSKAQVALVQYSTEPTADFTLNKYSLKEDTLNHLSNVKLKGGGSVNTGRAIDFVRNTVFTASSGSRLQQGVPQVLILASGRKSEDDMXRPVGMLKNAGIVPFAVGVDSADRFEMEQFAPGAWYFLKEASDFPLVRQRLLSTTASLSGSVSPGVGSSSTMKRDIVFLIDGSDDVRNTFSTIREFIANLVQSFDLDHEQDKVALVQYSNNAEISFSLDSYATKDDVLQHIASLKPKGGRPXYIGAALQFVKDKVFVSNAGGRKNEGAKQILVALAGGRSRDSPRGPATALKRGGVVILAVGSRQSNSAEMQAISSDTDYTYSVPDFVNLPRIQQLLMRRLTGMKSQETTEGKGECLTPVCRNGVQPTPHT